One window from the genome of Candidatus Flexicrinis affinis encodes:
- a CDS encoding tetratricopeptide repeat protein — protein MTSSQPVLRIDLNSLEVHKGEETIRLSLTEWGLLRVLIEHKNQPLSHEFLLQTVWGEGYGKESNYLHSFVGQLRKKLGVRAGDPQYIMTVPRVGYKWVEQADSGMHPQFAAARQPDRRSYLPAALTSFIGRERERSLLERMLRKRDIRLISLTGPGGIGKTRLSLEVAEHLANDQFFADGIHFIALETIDTADLVVGTIARAFGIREKLGEDVLSSLKRHLRDKDLLLILDNFERVHSAAEQILEILKAASSVKVLVTSQEKLNLYGEHNFEVPPLSLASDPALAGDENIALSEAVQLFVDRAQAVHPYFEITSDNLAVVQQLCDRLDGLPLAIELAAVQSKRFAPQDLLSRLDSRLSVLVDGQSNLPPRHQTLRAAIDWSYQLLDTQERKLFVSLSIFNGSFSPSAVATVCASDANQATRVPQKLLSLQDKSLLTSQSDDVHGETRYTMLGSFREFAGQLLGRRDAEELGRRHADYYVGLLEETNHVPPDQRMGWLTRDVGNFRAALRWALTNRAGETALRLAVGMYELWQHLGMLREGKQWLFDALDATQDLTGPLRARALYCAAALADWLGEYQIVQSLYRESLRLYEASGDAAGVTSALLVLASALINQGDFVEGRELSEQALRVAHDNQNLSGIAFALNNLGMVATYQGDAPKAREYYQEMLSLWEALNYSQGTAWALTGLSWAELLHGNYSEAQKHIDRSLELHRQSGDLLSSALALACDGWIALYTADVDAAVQKLSTCLALCRELGLVNLSVWPLVGLGRSELFLGNPAQARHWCEEALHLCKELNFPPMTPWVYIAFGKLYRLERDVESAFDYLDRALTLSHKREDKNALTAALEEFAAHFADQGHAKLAVQLYGFAEQSRATHGLPLSLIDRAEYDEVTAALRANKHADWNTNWQVGRSLKWTDVTALIYDRRIGFDQGIGQ, from the coding sequence ATGACTTCGAGCCAACCTGTACTCAGAATTGATCTGAATTCGCTTGAGGTGCACAAAGGCGAGGAGACAATCCGGCTTTCTCTCACCGAGTGGGGTCTGCTTCGAGTCCTGATCGAACACAAGAATCAACCACTGTCACACGAGTTCCTGCTGCAAACCGTTTGGGGCGAGGGTTACGGGAAAGAGAGTAACTATCTACATTCCTTCGTGGGACAGCTGCGAAAGAAACTCGGTGTCCGTGCGGGGGATCCGCAGTACATCATGACCGTGCCAAGGGTGGGATACAAGTGGGTTGAGCAAGCCGACTCAGGGATGCATCCTCAGTTTGCGGCGGCAAGACAACCGGACCGCCGCAGTTATCTACCCGCTGCCCTGACGTCATTCATTGGTCGCGAACGAGAACGCAGTCTGTTGGAACGAATGCTTCGGAAACGCGACATACGCCTGATATCGCTCACGGGTCCTGGCGGCATCGGCAAGACGAGGCTTTCGCTTGAGGTCGCTGAACACCTGGCGAATGATCAGTTCTTCGCTGATGGCATTCACTTCATTGCTCTCGAAACGATCGATACGGCCGATCTTGTCGTGGGCACCATTGCGCGCGCATTCGGAATTCGAGAGAAACTCGGCGAGGACGTGCTGTCGTCCCTCAAGCGGCATTTGCGCGATAAGGACTTGCTGCTCATTCTCGATAATTTCGAGCGCGTTCACTCAGCCGCAGAACAAATACTCGAGATTCTGAAAGCTGCATCCAGTGTGAAGGTCCTGGTGACGAGCCAGGAGAAACTGAACCTGTACGGTGAGCACAATTTCGAAGTGCCGCCGCTATCGCTGGCTTCCGATCCTGCCCTTGCCGGTGACGAGAATATTGCGCTGAGCGAAGCAGTGCAGCTCTTTGTTGATCGGGCGCAAGCGGTACACCCCTATTTTGAGATCACCTCAGACAATCTCGCTGTCGTTCAGCAGCTTTGTGACCGGCTCGACGGACTGCCACTCGCCATAGAACTGGCCGCCGTTCAAAGCAAACGGTTTGCACCTCAGGATCTGCTGTCAAGGCTGGACAGCCGACTATCGGTGCTCGTTGACGGTCAGTCCAATCTCCCGCCGCGCCATCAGACACTGCGGGCGGCGATCGACTGGAGTTATCAACTGCTTGACACGCAGGAACGCAAACTCTTCGTCTCTCTCAGTATCTTCAATGGGAGCTTTTCGCCTTCCGCAGTTGCGACCGTATGCGCGAGCGACGCCAACCAAGCTACGCGTGTTCCACAAAAGCTTCTGTCCCTCCAAGACAAGAGTCTGCTGACCTCCCAATCGGATGACGTCCACGGCGAAACACGCTATACGATGTTGGGTTCGTTCCGCGAGTTCGCCGGTCAGTTGCTCGGCCGGCGCGATGCAGAAGAACTGGGCCGGCGTCACGCAGACTACTACGTGGGGCTGCTGGAGGAGACAAATCACGTTCCGCCCGACCAGCGCATGGGGTGGCTCACTCGTGATGTGGGTAACTTCCGCGCTGCGCTGCGATGGGCGCTCACCAACAGGGCCGGTGAGACGGCGCTGCGTCTCGCGGTCGGCATGTATGAGCTCTGGCAGCATTTGGGCATGCTGCGTGAGGGGAAGCAGTGGCTCTTTGATGCGCTCGACGCCACACAGGATCTTACCGGTCCTTTGCGCGCCCGTGCCCTGTATTGTGCTGCTGCGCTCGCGGACTGGCTGGGCGAATATCAGATCGTTCAGAGCCTCTACAGAGAGAGCCTTCGCTTGTACGAGGCGTCCGGCGATGCCGCGGGAGTCACAAGCGCCCTGCTGGTGCTGGCCTCGGCGCTCATCAATCAGGGTGATTTTGTCGAAGGGCGCGAGCTTTCTGAACAAGCGTTGCGCGTTGCACATGACAACCAGAACCTGTCAGGCATCGCCTTCGCCCTCAACAATCTGGGCATGGTAGCAACCTATCAAGGAGATGCGCCGAAGGCGCGGGAATACTATCAGGAGATGCTGTCCCTCTGGGAGGCGCTCAACTACAGCCAAGGGACGGCGTGGGCGTTGACTGGCCTGAGCTGGGCAGAACTGCTGCATGGCAACTACTCTGAAGCGCAGAAGCATATCGACAGAAGCCTGGAACTGCATCGGCAGTCCGGGGATCTGTTGAGCTCGGCGCTGGCGCTTGCCTGTGACGGCTGGATCGCGCTGTATACGGCAGATGTCGACGCAGCCGTGCAGAAGCTGTCGACCTGTCTGGCGCTGTGCCGGGAGCTGGGACTGGTCAATCTGAGTGTGTGGCCGCTGGTCGGCCTCGGACGCAGCGAGCTGTTTCTGGGCAATCCGGCGCAGGCGCGACACTGGTGTGAAGAAGCACTGCACCTCTGCAAGGAGTTGAACTTCCCGCCCATGACTCCGTGGGTCTACATCGCCTTTGGAAAGCTCTACCGCCTGGAGAGGGATGTCGAGTCGGCGTTTGACTACCTCGATCGCGCATTGACTCTCAGTCACAAGCGCGAGGACAAGAATGCGTTGACTGCGGCGCTGGAGGAATTCGCCGCTCACTTTGCCGATCAAGGTCATGCGAAGTTGGCTGTACAGCTCTACGGATTTGCAGAACAATCGCGTGCTACTCACGGCCTGCCGTTGTCGCTGATCGACCGCGCAGAGTACGACGAAGTGACGGCGGCTCTGCGGGCAAACAAGCACGCCGACTGGAATACGAATTGGCAGGTCGGCCGGTCACTGAAATGGACGGATGTCACCGCGTTGATCTACGATCGGCGGATCGGATTTGACCAAGGCA